A section of the Enterococcus montenegrensis genome encodes:
- a CDS encoding alpha/beta hydrolase, which translates to MKVVNDIVYDMGNDLKLDTYAPTGDSKAVLLLIHGGGWFRGDKEKENFLAEKFVENGFFVVAPNYRLAPAHLYPSALTDIFNVYAWIKNNADLKNKLVFALGASAGGNLAVELALQKGIPAASWSGIIDLYDWVTKHPEVKAVMNKEQHFDEHESREIDQDGSNDQFYKWFILNYVRNDLNLLKAATPLTRITANSGPVFLANSLHELVPISGVLKLQQGLAAVGVESCVKLIAGTIHGEGYWEKTLNLTLAFFNEQLGK; encoded by the coding sequence ATGAAAGTAGTAAATGATATTGTCTATGATATGGGGAATGATTTAAAGTTGGATACCTATGCTCCAACTGGTGATTCCAAAGCGGTTTTACTCTTGATCCACGGGGGCGGTTGGTTTCGTGGCGATAAGGAAAAAGAAAATTTTCTGGCTGAAAAGTTTGTGGAAAATGGCTTTTTTGTAGTTGCTCCAAACTATCGCCTTGCACCTGCTCACCTTTATCCTAGCGCTTTAACGGATATTTTCAATGTCTATGCTTGGATTAAAAACAATGCTGACTTAAAAAATAAGCTAGTTTTTGCTTTAGGTGCTTCAGCCGGTGGAAATTTGGCAGTTGAACTGGCCTTACAAAAAGGAATTCCCGCTGCTTCTTGGTCAGGGATTATTGATTTATATGATTGGGTGACAAAACACCCCGAAGTGAAAGCAGTTATGAATAAAGAACAACACTTCGATGAACACGAAAGTCGCGAAATCGACCAAGATGGCAGTAATGATCAATTCTATAAATGGTTCATTTTAAACTACGTTAGAAATGATTTAAATTTGTTAAAAGCGGCTACGCCCTTAACACGAATTACAGCTAACAGCGGTCCTGTATTTTTAGCTAATTCGTTGCATGAACTCGTGCCGATCAGCGGTGTTTTAAAATTACAACAAGGACTCGCCGCAGTTGGTGTGGAAAGTTGTGTTAAACTGATTGCTGGCACCATTCATGGTGAGGGGTACTGGGAGAAAACACTGAATCTTACATTAGCTTTCTTTAACGAGCAGCTAGGAAAATAA
- a CDS encoding hydrolase, with product MTSYEPRNPEKDELLSPENSVFVLIDYQPTQVNSINSMDRHELVESIVNLTALMRAYNVPTIVSTVNVATGRNKDTIPQLKELVADLPSYDRTSINAWEDREFNDAIKATGKKKIIIAALWTEACLTFPTLDALKEGYEVYAVADAVGGTSKIAHEMALHRVEQAGAKMTSFAQLACELQRDWNRSNTAAKFVKAMQDKGIFLKLE from the coding sequence ATGACAAGTTATGAACCTAGAAATCCCGAAAAAGATGAACTGCTTTCGCCGGAAAACAGCGTTTTTGTACTAATTGATTATCAGCCTACACAAGTAAACTCCATCAATTCAATGGATCGCCATGAATTAGTTGAAAGTATTGTAAATTTAACAGCTTTGATGCGGGCTTATAATGTTCCTACTATTGTTTCAACGGTCAACGTAGCAACCGGACGTAACAAAGATACTATTCCCCAATTAAAAGAACTAGTAGCTGATTTGCCAAGCTATGACAGAACCTCCATTAACGCATGGGAAGATCGCGAATTTAATGACGCCATTAAAGCAACGGGTAAAAAGAAAATTATTATTGCCGCATTGTGGACAGAGGCTTGCTTAACTTTTCCAACCTTGGATGCTTTAAAAGAAGGCTATGAAGTCTATGCTGTCGCAGACGCAGTTGGTGGAACAAGCAAAATCGCCCATGAAATGGCACTTCATCGTGTTGAACAAGCTGGTGCTAAAATGACCTCCTTTGCGCAACTTGCTTGCGAATTACAACGTGATTGGAATAGAAGCAATACTGCAGCAAAATTTGTGAAAGCCATGCAAGACAAAGGAATTTTCTTAAAATTAGAATAG
- the lexA gene encoding transcriptional repressor LexA has translation MAKRTENRQIEILKFIHDRVSQKGYPPTVREIGEAVALSSTSTVHGHLSRLEKKGLILRDPTKPRAIELTELGLEKIGAQPETIPMLGVVTAGEPILAVEEASDFFPIPPHLLNDSGSLFMLTIRGESMINAGILDGDQVIVRKQAAASNGDIVIAMTDEDEATCKRFFKERDYIRLQPENDYMEPIILPNVKILGLVVGLYRDLL, from the coding sequence ATGGCTAAACGCACAGAAAATCGCCAAATTGAAATTTTAAAATTTATTCACGATCGCGTCTCGCAAAAAGGTTATCCTCCTACTGTGCGAGAAATTGGTGAAGCAGTCGCTTTGTCTTCCACATCAACTGTTCACGGTCATCTTTCCCGTTTAGAAAAGAAAGGCTTAATTTTACGTGATCCTACCAAACCACGGGCAATTGAATTAACCGAATTGGGTCTTGAAAAAATCGGCGCTCAGCCGGAGACAATTCCGATGCTTGGGGTTGTAACAGCCGGTGAACCAATTTTAGCAGTAGAAGAAGCATCGGATTTCTTTCCCATTCCACCTCATTTATTAAACGACAGTGGTTCTTTGTTCATGTTAACGATCCGCGGTGAAAGTATGATTAATGCTGGCATTTTGGATGGTGATCAAGTTATTGTTCGGAAACAAGCTGCCGCAAGTAATGGTGATATTGTGATTGCCATGACTGACGAAGACGAAGCTACTTGTAAAAGGTTTTTCAAAGAACGTGACTATATTAGACTCCAACCAGAAAATGATTATATGGAGCCTATCATTTTGCCAAATGTTAAAATTTTAGGTTTGGTAGTTGGACTTTATCGGGATTTACTCTAG